One segment of Pyricularia oryzae 70-15 chromosome 3, whole genome shotgun sequence DNA contains the following:
- a CDS encoding glutamate carboxypeptidase 2: MPSNSNHRYEALQDLAPIPTYDEAMAGSSGPPQETRSLLRTHQRSNSTATDPDSPVRSRRQNGNNYRPPTVETDDEDSLWGSDDGEGDAAQVRREMQELEMEDDDDHAVGRGRSTIFGKRLGFSLPRWKWRWQMPRLRIQLPTANVTSSGAGPSSLEEGGGSGETASDRLLPLRTLWERMPPINAAQVCLVFGRIFAIFLILGFLYFVFMSDLMRGMRRVGEYNPESVRSWLLVHVNPNNIRDHLQHFTSYAHMAGTEGDYALATDVKNSFTSYGLEDVSVEEYYVYVNYPKKDGRAVEILDGGNKVQWSAKIEEEEHAAESAGRQTYVFHGHSKSGVVQGPLMYANYGSREDFKRLYDTGIDTKGAIALVRHYGSQEDVGLKVKAAELAGFAGCIVYSDPSDDGFRVGEPAPNGRYMPEDGVQRGSVSLSSWLMGDPLSPGWESTGRIPTRLEPEKSKGLVQIPSIPLAWRDAKELLKRLQGFGVKTPEDWIGGVPDVKEWWTGNLSSPIVRLRNEQDEVKKKEIWNVYGRISGGEQQAKSIVIGNRRDSMAFGAAGPGSGTAVMMEVARLFGDLRARGWVPMRTIDFMSWDGGEFNNAGSTEFVEKNLDSLRADAMAYINLDEAVTGSTFRASGSPFFRRLILQVLHRINDPIANQTLRTIWDERNSKLEGLGSASDYAAFQNIAGTSSLDIGFTGVENSHGRHPRKSSYDDFEWMQRQGDPQFIYHTLLAQILAMIIIELADRPIIPLDTDAFADSLSAWADEFVEWTENKGAHQEGHPPFEIMKLREAAEYLAAETRKFGKWEIKWENMVMSTSSFEPLILARQRMEFNARMGRLDSNLLDFDQHGGAPNRTQFKHVLFGPQLWNSREPGYFPAIRDAVEAEDWKTASERLETAVKIMRAAGLELESPS, from the exons ATGCCCTCAAACTCAAACCACCGGTATGAGGCTCTTCAAGACCTAGCGCCAATACCGACGTATGATGAGGCCATGGCCGGGAGTAGCGGACCGCCGCAAGAGACCAGATCCCTGCTGCGCACCCATCAGCGCAGCAACTCGACAGCCACCGACCCCGATAGCCCAGTCCGGTCGCGCCGACAGAATGGCAATAATTACAGACCACCCACAGTGGAgacggacgacgaggacagcCTATGGGGCTCCGATGATGGGGAGGGTGATGCGGCGCAGGTCAGGAGGGAGATGCAAGAGTTGGAGATGGAGGACGATGATGACCATGCCGTTGGGAGGGGTCGTTCTACGATATTCGGGAAACGACTAGGCTTCTCACTGCCAAGATGGAAATGGAGGTGGCAGATGCCGCGTCTGCGAATCCAACTACCGACCGCAAACGTGACGAGTTCAGGGGCCGGTCCCAGCTCGTTGGAAGAGGGTGGCGGATCGGGCGAAACGGCATCGGACCGGTTACTACCATTGCGCACGCTCTGGGAGCGAATGCCACCGATCAATGCCGCGCAGGTCTGTCTTGTGTTTGGTCGCATCTTTGCCATCTTCCTGATTCTTGGATTCTTGTATTTTGTCTTCATGAGCGACCTCATGAGAGGCATGCGCCGTGTTGGAGAATACAACCCCGAGTCCGTCCGCTCGTGGCTCCTGGTTCACGTGAACCCCAACAACATCCGAGACCACTTGCAACACTTTACGAGCTATGCCCACATGGCCGGCACAGAGGGCGACTATGCGCTGGCCACCGACGTCAAGAACAGCTTCACTAGCTACGGCCTGGAGGACGTCTCGGTGGAGGAGTACTACGTTTACGTCAACTACCCTAAGAAGGATGGCCGTGCGGTGGAGATTTTGGACGGCGGCAATAAAGTCCAGTGGTCGGCAAAGATTGAAGAGGAGGAGCACGCCGCCGAGTCGGCAGGGAGGCAGACATACGTTTTCCATGGCCACTCCAAGAGCGGGGTCGTACAGGGGCCGCTCATGTATGCCAACTATGGAAGCAGGGAGGACTTCAAGAGGTTGTACGACACCGGCATTGATACGAAGGGAGCCATTGCCCTAGTTAGGCATTACGGCTCTCAGGAGGATGTGGGGCTGAAGGTCAAGGCGGCCGAGCTGGCAGGTTTCGCAGGCTGTATCGTATACAGCGACCCGAGCGATGATGGCTTCAGAGTGGGCGAACCCGCGCCCAATGGAAGGTATATGCCCGAAGATGGGGTACAGCGTGGTTCGGTATCATTGTCGAGCTGGCTCATGGGAGACCCTTTGTCGCCCGGTTGGGAAAGCACAGGGAGGATTCCAACCCGATTGGAGCCGGAAAAGTCCAAGGGGCTCGTGCAAATCCCCAGCATTCCGCTCGCCTGGCGGGATGCTAAAGAACTACTCAAGCGGCTGCAGGGCTTTGGTGTCAAAACGCCCGAGGACTGGATTGGAGGCGTGCCCGATGTGAAAGAATGGTGGACTGGCAACCTGTCTTCACCCATCGTGCGGTTGCGAAACGAGCAAGACGAGgtcaaaaagaaggaaattTGGAACGTCTACGGCCGAATCAGCGGAGGCGAGCAGCAAGCCAAGTCAATCGTCATCGGCAACCGTCGCGACTCGATGGCCTTCGGGGCGGCGGGTCCAGGCTCTGGCACGGCCGTCATGATGGAAGTCGCGCGCTTGTTTGGCGATTTGCGCGCACGTGGATGGGTGCCCATGCGGACCATTGACTTTATGAGCTGGGACGGAGGCGAGTTCAACAATGCCGGCTCGACCGAGTTTGTGGAGAAGAATCTGGACTCGCTGCGTGCCGACGCAATGGCCTATATCAACCTCGACGAGGCAGTCACGGGGTCGACTTTCCGTGCGTCCGGCTCGCCCTTCTTCCGCCGCCTGATCCTGCAGGTTCTTCATAGAATCAACGATCCGATCGCGAACCAGACTCTGCGAACAATCTGGGATGAGCGCAACAGCAAACTGGAGGGCCTTGGCTCCGCGTCCGACTACGCAGCCTTCCAAAACATTGCGGGCACGTCATCGCTCGACATCGGCTTCACCGGTGTCGAAAATTCGCACGGCCGGCATCCCCGCAAGTCGAGCTATGATGACTTTGAATGGATGCAGCGGCAGGGTGACCCTCAGTTTATATACCACACTCTGCTGGCCCAAATACTGGCCATGATAATCATAGAGCTCGCAGACCGACCCATCATTCCTTTGGATACAGACGCGTTCGCCGACAGCCTCTCCGCTTGGGCAGACGAATTCGTCGAATGGACCGAGAACAAGGGCGCGCATCAGGAGGGCCACCCTCCCTTTGAGATCATGAAGCTGCGCGAAGCAGCCGAGTACCTAGCTGCCGAGACGAGAAAGTTTGGCAAGTGGGAGATCAAGTGGGAAAACATGGTCATGTCGACGAGCTCGTTCGAGCCCCTGATCCTTGCAAGGCAGAGGATGGAGTTTAACGCTCGCATGGGGCGGTTGGACTCGAACTTGCTTGATTTTGATCAACATGGCGGA GCACCAAACCGCACCCAATTCAAGCACGTCTTGTTTGGCCCTCAATTATGGAACAGTCGGGAGCCGGGATATTTCCCCGCAATCCGCGATGCGGT